The Hydra vulgaris chromosome 11, alternate assembly HydraT2T_AEP genome contains a region encoding:
- the LOC101239227 gene encoding reversion-inducing cysteine-rich protein with Kazal motifs isoform X2: MNKTALLLCVFVSCSVGNVMINTRGLKECCNKSHSSLCKLNCREVAIFSTKKPAYFRRRLQKLANSCTRSEDKFWKEFVLTDFWKQFRKEAKVHRQDVAHDVCCNEAVHPACEIQCRTLSTKNRKRLENENCGAIREPRLAQCIYRIKAAENCCMSSLNEECKQICIQHFSNPRSDIVSLHNEMGHKCGIKSKEFTCAFEHSEYKSSIGDLETCCSLGEKKECVQGCKKAVGQYYDINVMFGTLSTHCGPFNVESPFYGCVIQSLPISTPTLNQNNDLEILENDDVMPNRGLVQFQKPCCSRGKSLRCRNWCEKAINSPALMGLWDTMYLECIQNPKEAELSKCMSDVLESCELGCKPEMQFCTNMNNRQLDLFRRCNSYGDSSARKLLTFWSVGVVYIFDYSLVFKDINTCQPELFKALACLLAVRPCDYQVSQIQVCRADCEDMLSTCLNFEQSSPNLDVQKVCAAMLPNGNQSNCLSVHSYVDTPNLNSKNPVSISARDPVEMPCHGNPCGLGEVCLINQQCNDHQSNIPCKLYSCVQGCAVGDESKLLIPVGHLAKLTVENDDKECYQVCECLAGLSKTSKLAYFGNCKEFGCNLKRSCRVNNRTWLSGETFTDECNDCICSDGDVICTNRRCLDSMLLGNLRPRRHHGLSEFICDCDSVYNPVCAQNGMTYPNSCYARCRCNNDPLHVGDCQANDPCDPNPCSPDLVCVVKRNTCLTVGPPCPQYSCLTNATGTFFEEMELCQKSIEYVCGRDGVTYKNQCEMNLAGTTIDYFGSCLPVDVRASQDRCQNVICPKIHSSCTTVMIVGSCCSFCGSFLRLLYSQPEVILHRNYIRYNAITVVEIITNLRLLLKASACNLHGHLTVEGDILVMFSSTEVSQRLLHICTFEAQRFNKYINEKNPKITSNYFLSVLKSSRIKSATWSAETNSAVLISRKYWHFILLAIISIIFNR, translated from the exons ATGAATAAAACCGCTTTATTGTTATGCGTATTTGTTAGTTGTTCGGTTGGAAATGTTATGATAAATACTCGAG gCCTAAAAGAATGTTGCAATAAAAGTCATTCTTCGCTTTGCAAGTTGAATTGCCGagag GTTGcaattttttcaactaaaaaaccAGCTTATTTCAGACGTCGTTTGCAAAAGTTAGCAAACTCGTGCACCCGTTCTGAG gataAGTTTTGGAAAGAATTCGTTCTTACTGATTTTTGGAAAC AATTTCGTAAGGAAGCTAAAGTGCACAGGCAAGATGTTGCTCATGATGTTTGCTGTAATGAAGCAGTTCATCCAGCATGTGAAATTCAATGCCGCACtctttcaacaaaaaatagaaaaagattgGAAAATGAAAATTGTGGTGCTATCAGAGAG ccTCGTTTAGCGCAGTGTATTTACAGAATAAAAG CTGCAGAAAATTGTTGTATGTCATCATTGAATGAAGAATGCAAACAAATTTGTATTCAG caCTTTAGCAACCCAAGATCTGATATTGTATCACTGCATAATGAAATGGGTCACAAATGTGGTATCAAATCGAAAGAATTCACATGTGCATTTGAACATTCAG AGTACAAAAGTTCTATTGGAG atttggaAACATGCTGCAGTTTAGGCGAGAAAAAGGAATGCGTTCAGGGatgcaaaaaa GCAGTTGGTCAATATTATGATATTAATGTTATGTTTGGTACCTTGTCTACCCATTGTGGTCCATTTAATGTAGaa tcgCCTTTTTATGGTTGTGTTATTCAAAGTTTACCAATTTCTA CTCCAACGTTAAATCAAAACAACGATTTGgaaattttagaaaatgatgACGTTATGCCAAATAGAG GTCTTGTTCAGTTTCAAAAGCCTTGTTGCTCCAGAGGAAAGAGTTTAAGATGTAGAAACTGGTGTGAAAAG GCTATCAACAGTCCAGCATTAATGGGACTGTGGGATACTATGTATCTTGAATGTATCCAGAATCCTAAagaa GCTGAACTCTCAAAATGTATGTCTGATG TATTAGAATCATGTGAGTTAGGTTGCAAACCTGAAATGCAGTTTTGCACTAACATGAACAACAG ACAACTGGATCTTTTTCGCCGGTGTAACAGCTATGGAGATAGCTCAGCTAGAAAGTTACTAACTTTCTGGTCAGTTGGTGTGGTCTATATATTTGATTATAGCcttgtttttaaagatataaatactTGTCAGCCAGAactttttaag GCATTGGCTTGCTTGCTTGCAGTTAGACCATGTGATTATCAAGTCTCTCAAATACAAGTTTGCAG aGCTGATTGTGAAGATATGTTAAGCACATGTCTAAATTTTGAGCAGAGCAGTCCTAATCTAGATGTGCAAAAAGTGTGTGCTGCTATGTTACCAAATGGAAATCAATCAAACTGCTTATCTGTGCACTCGTATGTAGATACCCCTAATTTGAACAGCAAGAATCCTGTATCTATTTCTGCACGCGATCCTG ttgagATGCCCTGTCATGGAAATCCTTGTGGCTTAGGTGAGGTGTGTCTCATCAATCAACAATGTAATGATCATCAATCCAATATTCCTTGCAAACTCTATTCCTGTGTTCAag GTTGTGCAGTTGGCGATGAAAGCAAACTTCTTATTCCTGTTGGCCATTTAGCTAag ctAACTGTTGAAAATGATGATAAAGAATGCTATCAAGTATGTGAATGTCTTGCTGGATTgtctaaaacatcaaaacttgcTTATTTTGGCAACTGTAAGGAGTTTGGATGTAACTTAAAAAGATCATGCAGAGTAAATAACAGAACATGGT taAGCGGTGAAACGTTTACAGATGAATGTAATGATTGCATCTGCAGTGATGGTGATGTAATTTGTACAAATCGTCGTTGTTTAGATTCTATGCTATTAGGAaatt TACGTCCAAGAAGACATCATGGTTTGTCAG aattcattTGCGATTGTGATTCGGTTTATAATCCTGTTTGTGCTCAAAATGGAATGACTTATCCAAATTCTTGTTATGCAAG ATGTCGATGCAATAACGATCCTTTGCATGTTGGTGATTGTCAGGCAAATGATCCATGTGATCCAAACCCATGTTCACCAGATTTAGTTTGTGTTGTAAAAAGAAATACTTGTTTAACTGTAGGACCTCCTTGTCCTCAATATAGCTGTCTTACAAATGCTACAGgaacattttttgaagaaatggaACTATGTCAAAAAAGT attGAATATGTTTGTGGTCGTGATGGTGTTACTTATAAAAATCAATGTGAAATGAACTTAGCAGGAACAACTATCGATTATTTTGGAAGTTGTTTACCTGTTGATGTTCgag catCTCAAGATCGCTGCCAAAATGTTATCTGTCCAAAAATCCATTCAAGTTGTACCACAGTTATGATTGTTGGATCTTGTTGCTCATTTTGTG GTTCATTTTTACGTTTGTTGTACAGTCAACCAGAAGTCATTCTACATCGGAATTATATTCGCTATAATGCTATAACAGTTGTCGAAATCATTACTAACTTGCGGCTGTTACTTAAAGCA aGTGCTTGCAACTTACATGGTCATCTCACAGTTGAAGGAGATATACTTGTTATGTTTTCATCCACTGAAGTTTCGCAGCGATTGCTTCACATCTGTACGTTTGAAGCTCaaagatttaacaaatatataaacgaAAAAAATCCAAAGATAACATCAAACTATTTCTTGTCAGTGCTTAAATCTTCTAGAATAAAAAGCGCAACTTGGAGCGCGGAAACAAATTCAGCTGTTCTGATAAGTAGAAAATATTGGCATTTCATTTTATTAGCcataatttcaattatttttaacaggTAG